The DNA segment CCAGGCTGTCGTAGAGCGTGCGCTCCATAGAGAAGTTGTCCTCGACAACGTAAAATGGATCGAAGTTCGCCACGTCCGTGGGGCGGCCCATCTTGAGCGTACCGCCGCCCCTCGGCGCGGTTGCCGAGGCGGCGCGCGCGGTAGCCGGGGACAGCACTCCGGCGAACCACCCTCGCGAGCTGGAAAGGACTGCCGCGCCCGCGGCGGTACCGGTACGCCGCAGCAACTCTCTCCGGGTGACCCCGCGAGGAGCATGGCCCGACTGCAGCATCGTGCCGTTCCGTCTCCTTTTCATCGCGTCACCTCGTGGCGAAGATTTGCCTGACGTGCCGTCATCCAGGAGTGGTGCGCCCGCCCGTCACCGCTCGAAGAGATCCGTCAACACCGCACCGGTCGAGTGCCGCGGCGGCCGCAGGCCGAGGAGATGCGCGAGCGTCGGCGCGAGATCGACCATGCGCATCAGGCCGTAGCGCCGCCAGTCTCGCTCGTAGCCCACCCTGATGCCTGGCCCCGCAAGAATGAAGCACGCCAAGTTAGTGAAGTGCGTCGTCTCCGACGTCGGGATCTGCGAGCCGTGGAGCGCTTCTTTCCCGGGCCCCGCGGTCCGCCCGTCGAGGGGCGGCCCCCAGCCGTAGCCCCGGTTGAACGTCAGCACGACATCACCGTTGTCGTCGCTGTTCCAGTACCCGATGATCTGCGCGTCCTGGATCTTGAGCGCGACCGCAACGGGCCGTTTCCCCGTGCCCGGGTCGCGCCAGCCGAGCAGCGCGTCCACGATCGCCTCTTGCACTCGCTCGTATTCCTCCGGCGCCACGATACCCTCCGGCTCCCGGCCACGAAGGTTGACGTAGACCTCAGAACCGCGATCGGCCTGAGTGTAGGCGGCCGAGCGGCGCCAATCGACCGTGCGGCCGCCGCCCCGGTACACGAGCAGGCCGGCCTCCGCCAACCGCGCCGGCACGTCGGCCCACCGGTGGGCCGGCGCCATCCCGTGATCGGAGGTGACGCACACGAGGGTCTCGCGGCCCGCCAGCTCGAGGAACTGAGCAAGGACGCCGTCTGCTACCTGGTAGATGCGGCGCTGACACTCGATCATCCACTCCCCGCGCTTGGCATCGTAGTTCGGACCGTCCGGGTCCGCGGGGTTGACCGTCGGGTGGTTGATGTGATCGAACAGGTGCCAGTGGGAGAAGTGGAGATCCCATCCCCAGCGTTCGAGCAGGTATCGGGCCGCCTTGACTTGCCACTCGCCCTGATACTGCATGTCGCTCGCGAAGGTGTCGAGCTCCGCCGGGCCGAGCGTCGGGTCGATGGTCGGCCAGTCGTAGAAGGGCCCGCAGGCTTCCGTGAGCTCGTCATCCAGGCCGT comes from the bacterium genome and includes:
- a CDS encoding alkaline phosphatase family protein, producing the protein MASTPRLLLIGMDGMNLPLLRRFASEGSLPTFSQLMAGGSTNRLLPALPAWTPNNWATIITGTTPGSHHLGGWTLRRKTDGWDAPRLESWDSRIIGDTETIWHVAEEAGLRTLVQFYPVAVWPSPLRRGYIVAPGFHDAPFAIAMPMRYLATRQEDVQAHIEQVGAVARERTTDLAEMGAPPGTSVVRLRLADGWTNAPAGALAAELPIVLKTGETESAHLLVVPDEQGRTFTRVAVCAERNGLTAVADLTPGAWSRFVHCRLGAARTEVAMRYRLLRADPAAGTLYLCRTEAYATRGFAHPDGLDDELTEACGPFYDWPTIDPTLGPAELDTFASDMQYQGEWQVKAARYLLERWGWDLHFSHWHLFDHINHPTVNPADPDGPNYDAKRGEWMIECQRRIYQVADGVLAQFLELAGRETLVCVTSDHGMAPAHRWADVPARLAEAGLLVYRGGGRTVDWRRSAAYTQADRGSEVYVNLRGREPEGIVAPEEYERVQEAIVDALLGWRDPGTGKRPVAVALKIQDAQIIGYWNSDDNGDVVLTFNRGYGWGPPLDGRTAGPGKEALHGSQIPTSETTHFTNLACFILAGPGIRVGYERDWRRYGLMRMVDLAPTLAHLLGLRPPRHSTGAVLTDLFER